The nucleotide sequence aatttgattgtATCAACATGTATAAATAAACTGGTAACTAGCAACAAAAGGCAGGAAAAACAAGAGGTACTAAAAAGAAAGAACTAGAAGAAAATTGTGCAAATAAGTGATCACATCTTAGCAACAGTCAGTAATATGACTTGGTGGAAAAAGGAGTATCTTTTAGAGGCAGAAGTAAAGATGGCAAGAGGTTCACCAATCTGCAAACAACTGTATCTACAAGCACATTCAGAATAATGTTGCTCGGTttaaaattgtataaatatttCATCATCAAGAGCGTGCAAGGGACAAAGCTGAAAATCAACACCGGATGCCCTCGGGTGGCACAGCattgaaaacaaaaatggtTTTGTCATGGAAATCGCTGCATGGACTCAGGAACACAAGAATCATAGTCTGTGAACACAGTTTACCACGCCATGCACAAGTACTTGTTAAAACTCTATCATGCaaagaagaacatgcaaacatgaTCTAGAAAGGCCACCATCCTTTTAaaccaaagctcatttaaaaggCAATGTGGAAATTTGAAATTGTTTCTGGAGAACATGGATGCCGGTGGGACCACATCGCTTGTTATCAGCACTCAGTTCAAAAGCCTGTGTCTCTAATGGTACAGGTGTGCATTATTGCCTGTGTGATCAGCAGTTTGCACGTCTGCAATGGCACCATTATGGCCGATGGTCCAAACATTtttgagacatgttgctgccatcaaattcaaaatgagccagtattttcttaaaatgtttgttttgatttgttttctgttttctactgtgaataaattatgtgcttctgagttttgcagatcattgcattctgttctTATTTATACTTTACACAGTGTCCCAACCTTTAACGACTGTGTTTGTTGAAGCTGCAAAGCCTCGTGAGCGAGAAAGCCAAAAACCAGTTATCAGTCTGGTGACTGAGAATAACCACAGACAAGAGTAAGagctattatttattttaagctcCGCACGTATTTCGAATAATACAAAAATTTGAAAATGTCTATAAGTCTCTGGTTTGGTTAGAACAACCAGTTCCTTAATTTGCTGCAGCGCAACAGTAGAGATAAGCGAGATAACCTCCTGCAACATGTTTTGTTTATAGATCACGATGACTAATACAAGAAAGCTGCTTAAGTAACCGGTAGATTGATTATATATTTAGTGGACTGttgattctttctttttctatttctcaGCATTACTGACACATAGAGCGTGCACTTCTAATTAACAGCTGTTAGGTTGATATATAATTTGATTGAGCTTGCTTTACAGTAATTCTTATACATGTCATAAATCTTCTCTTTTTATGCATTAATAGAGGCATTCATAACTGATATATGGAACCGGAAATTTTGCAGGAAAAGAGAATTCTAGAGAATTCTTTCTTACCTTACTCCTCTCAAAAGATTTCCTCTCATTTTGAAATGTAGTGGCTCCATGATTTGAGTTGCCAAACCATTCTGAAGACATTCCTATTACATTCAGGTTCACCGCTGGTGCGACTCCTGGTATGACCTCTAATTTCTGCTCCACGGGAGCTGAAAAGTCAAAATAAGCAATTTCATTAATCAATTGTCTTTTTATGAATACTAAAATACCTGAAaaagctttttcattttttaaaattactctttcATCATTGAGATTTCTGAAATTATGAAGTCACCTTGATCAATAGCCAGCTCAAAAGATTCGGGGGTTCTTTCTGGAAGTGGAGGTGCAGGTGAGGGGGGACTGCCTGGAAGTAAGGAAATAAGTATAAATAAGTATAATAGTGTATCAATAATAGTGCACTTGCTGAATAACATGATTGCAATATGAAGGACTTTGATCAAGATCTTATTGCAAGTGATCAGTAGACGGTTGATGCATTGGAAACTGTTGTTAATATGTTGCAGACATCTACATACTTAatagtttcatttattttccagtTACGTGTTCTTACCACTCATTTCTGTAAGTGCATCAGCAGCAGCATCGTGTGGAATAATTGATAACCTTTCAAAAGGGTCAGATACCTCTGAAAGACAAAATCGCATGTTGCAATGTTGCATCGTTTAAGTAAGCGTCCCTTAAGCTAACAGCTCATATTCCAGATGTATGTTCACTATGGGCCCTAACCTGTATCCACAGCCAGCATGTAGGATTCTGGGGTTCGTTCAGGTAGTGGAGGAGGGTCTTCTCCAGAAGTACAGactacaaaaacagaaaaatcagctgCTATTGTCGGTGTTGCTCATCTTGAAACTAACTCATGCACAGGCACTAGCACTAACCTGAAGCAGGTGAGTTGGCCTCCAGAGTGTGGTCATTCAAAAGTAATGAGGGTGCATTGAAAAGAGGGCTAAATGTCCATTCTGTGGTCTCCTCAGCAGCACCCACGAGTCCCCCATCTGATGACGGAGAACTCAAACCAGTGTCAAAGTAGGGGTCCTCCACCATTGAACAAATGGCTGCTGCTATATCTGGCGAAGGCTGACGGATCAGTGACGGTACACTATCACTCTCTGCAATCAATTCTTCTGCTGAAGGAATTCTCTGATTTGCATGCACCATCCAGGGTCCTTCATTCAGGTCCTGGGGAACTGACTCAGGAGAGGTCTGGAACAGATGCCATTGTTGCTGGTCTGTGTGCATGTCCACGGCGTTTAAGAAAAGTAGGTTTTCTGAAGAAGCCAAAGGACTGTTGTACTGTGGTAGGAAGGCCCGTTCCTCGTCAAGCAGATACTGAAATTGTGGCAGAAAACCAGACTCCTCACCTGGGATAAAGACCTCATTTTCAGAGGCCTTTAGGAGGAGAATGAGTTGCAACAAGAACAGATTATTGATTATAATTTGCATGTAAATTCAGTATGCttttaaaatatgaatgttCTCTGTTTAACAGTAAATAAGAGAAGTGTACAGCAAAAGATTCAACAGAGCACAGAGGTGTCACTGCCTTCTTAGTTAATTTTTGAATCTGCCAGTTTGATGATTTTCCGCTTTGATCATGTGACTACATTCtattttaatgttgctgaaaccaCAAGAAAGCCTGCCACATCTACTGTTTCTGTTTTACAGATTCAGAGGGCTGTGCTTTTCGGTATGCGCTGATGAAGCACACAACCGAAAACCGTGTCATCTCTGCTTCTAGCTAGTCTCTCTCTAAGCTCACTGACAATGATAAATCCCTGGTTACTTACCTTGTTTTGGAAAGTCTGTTCATCTACAGACTGCAAATATCTCTGAAATAGTAACTTGATGGTTCTGTAGACAAGGTCATATTGTTCCTGAgattaaacaacaaaaatttGTTCTGTTAGGTTGCATAACTTTGGGGCACGATTCACGAaacaaaaatgacattaacTGGAATTACTGTTATTTAAATTGCTTGAAATGTGCTTCTGTTGATTGGAAGACTTGTTAGATGTGATGTTAAAAAACATCAAGTACCTTGGTTTGAACTAAAGATGGCCTCTGGGTTCTCATGCTTTGAACTAAATTGTAGATGCTGAAATCTGAAGTGATCATCTATAAACAAGCACACAAAAGTAATGGAGAGGTTGGCAATTTTACACTTCAACACATCTGTCGTACAAAATGTACAGCAAGGCAGAGCAGAATATCTAACCTGTTTCTTTAGGAGGTTCCAAGTATAATCAATGACACACAAGGCTCCTGTTCTACCACAGCCAGCACTGCAAATACACAACAGAAAAACGTCacatttttcagacattttcagtATAACTGCCTGTATGCTTCTTCAACTATGCTATACTTACCCTACATATATGCAGCATAGTTGAAGAAGGCATTAGATGTGATGGTACATATAATGGCTAAACCACAACCACTGCAGCAATGTCTGTAACTATTCACAGCTTACGACTCCCCTCGTCAGCTGAATTAAGTACAAAGCTCTTTGTCAGGACGAGAAAATCAATGAAAAACTGGcgcaataaaaaataaaactttaataataGCGTTTTAGCAACCATGTTGTGGTGACCTGTCACAGATGTGGTGTGGCTTCATGATATGTAGGTTAGGTTATATCTGCTACAAACTCAACAGTACATGGCTGACTCATCATGAGGAGCATCATGGTTTCACATGTTAATAGTTTCTGAACACTCTAGTTAAGTATAAGTTTATAAAAAatagaatatatatttatgtaaaaaaacaataagtACGTGACAAAGTAACAGTATGTGACAAATCTAtacttgtttgtgtttcttcagAGGGAAAGTATGATGCAGAACTGGAAACAAAATGATACAAATTTTCTACACAACTGACATAGCACTCCATCAAACAGGTGCAATCCCACATGCCCCAAGGTTTTCTGTCTGGACTTATCTGAGTCACAAGCTCTTGCTTTAGCCATAGTGTAAGTGCTGGAAAATTTTAGGGGAAAATGTCTACATATATACTTTACAACCCAGTGGGGTTTTGGCCAACCGCCTACAAacatttcctgttaaaagaatAGTGTCTAACCTCTAAGCCATATTGCAGGGGACCTGTACACATTGCCCACAAGCAGTACAAACTTcatcacaaacaaaagcacagttCTTCCTttgatgtgcttttttttcGTTAACACGTTAGAAAGGAGCGATGGCATTTCATACAGTGTTGTAGTTTCTGCTCGTACATGTACTGATAAGATAACAAAGTTATTTTGCGCAATAAAAGTAAAGAATAAAAGAGTGACAACAACCGCAGTTGCTATAATGACTTCATGCTTAACTTTAAATGAAATCGCATGTGAActttcaaactatttaaaacAACGACAAAAAACAACATACAAGAATAAAAGAGTCACGTTTTCATTTACctgaattatttttttcacatgtaGTTTCATTGTTAgttgaaatgaatggaattaTTTCTTGAATCCAGttaaaagaaatactttgaAATACTTAAGAGAAGACCAACACCATATTCTGATTGCTTTGCATTAAAAAGCAACATGATCTAATTTACATTATATTTAGAAAATCAATCGCTACAAAAATTGACCCCAAGCTGTTGATTCAAGTTGTCCTGAGTGACAGGATGTGAAATTCAAGCATATGAAACCAACAGTGACAAAAGCCTCCTTTCGGTTGGTGCACCTTTTACTTTAAAGGCTAAGCTGTGTACATTCTGATTCATTTCTGGTTTTGCCAAACAGcatcaaaaacctttttcttaaGAACAATGAACGTTATAGCGCTTTCAACACTATAAGCATTacctattaaaaaataaagatcagCTTTGCAGCTCATTTTTGAACAAGAGAATCCACTTCATTCATATGTTAACAGGATGTTTATCATGCTTAAACAACTTAACTCCAGCCATGCAGTAAGTTCAAGTTCTATTCAAATGCCTGACCTGCAGTGGATGCAAATAGGAATGTCATCATGGGCTTGATAAGAGCGCATCTCATGCAACATGTCCAGAATGGGAGGGATGGAGTCCGGTACTCCATGATCTGGCCAGTTGATATAGTGCAACTGTTTCAAGGTTCGGGAActctgaaaaaaaattaaaagtattGTACACATTTATAATGCAAGCGTCTTTTTAGGGCACATTAAACTTCATAGTTATATTTTTAGGTTAAGATCCAACTGTCAAATTTGACCACAAAAGTTAGGCAGGCTATAAACAGTGCTTACATTGTGATAGGTCAACCTTAAGGTCCTGGTCAGATAGTCTCCTTTGCTTTCCTCAGAGTCCTgcacaaaaaacagtttttctttaacATAGGTTCTTGATCTGTCTGCTTACAAAATTATGGTAAAATAATGTGAGACTTAAAATAGTATAATTAGGTATAGTGTATGTGCATGACATACAGTgctggtcagaagtttacagaGATTCATCATGGGTGTGAACGGTAATTTGGGGCTTCTTTGGGATTTTCACTAATCTACACAGGCTCAAAATTATACATAAAAAGTCAAAAAATCCTTTAGCATAAAAAGAATTTGATTGACAGCACTGGTTGGATTGAACAATGCTCAGAACAATGCGAAAGTACAGTGAAAGTCTAAGGAGAACTGCAGATTTACACAAAATGGGAAAGTCTTTTTTACAATTGTAATGAACTGAGTTTTACGTCACTGAGAAGCTGCTCACCAAGAAAAAAGCCCTGCTCTAAAATTCACCCCTTAAATCTCAAATGAAATTTACAGGTGCCCAAATGAACAAGCCAAAGGTCTTTGGCTTAGAAGTTTTATGGTCAGACAAGACAAAGGTTAAGCCATTTGGCCACAATGACAGAAGATGTGTTTGAAATTGTAAAGGTGAGGTTTTTAAGTCTAATGATATCTAATTTGTGGACTGTGGTTATAAGCTATGCTAAGaaaccaaccaatttaaatCAACTCTACCAACTCTGTCAAGAAGAGTGGTCAAATATCCAACCAGAATTATGCCAAGCtacaaaaagcaaagcaaatctGGGTGCGGCGCGACTTGCTAagggacatttaaccaaatattagttGTATGTATTTGAGACCATATGAATAATGttgaccctgtgtggattagacAAAATCCAATGTTGAGCagccagtttttcttttctaaagtAGTTAAATATGTATATAGGTGTCTAAAATTCAGTATAgcaaatactataatatatatattcagTATAAGTTTTTGCATCAGATCCATTAAGCTAATCATCTTGAAAATATGAATAGAGAACAAAAAGTACTCACACAGTAAACTTTAAAAGGCTCACAAACCAACGGCTCCTCGTGTTTCTGTGGCCAATAAACCTCACactttttctaacaaaaaaaaaaaaaaaaaaaaaatcatacaagTATAACAAAAGTACTTTCAGTTTAAACAATACATCAAATGATAATAGTTAACAAACTCACACCAGGCTGGTATATAAACATACAAATATAGAGAAAAGTCTGTATGGTGAGAAAAAAGGTGGAAAGCAGAGAAAAGTTTACCTTTCCCATCTCAAACTCTCGACAGGCCATCACGACAACCTAGAATCATGAAGATGTGTATACAAAATTATAtatctaaaaataataaataaataaaacattttaaaaagatatgTGAACTGGGATGGGGATCAGTATTTCAGCTACTGTGGCCAAAGTCACAGCTCTTTTAATCTTAATTTAACTTTCAACTGAAGAAATGAAGCAAGTTGTGCTATCTTAAATGCACCTTGTGGTGTAGGCCTTACCTCTATCTTGTATTCCCAAAGCATCCTCAAGAAGTCCACTACTGTGTGGGGCAGAGGACCCTGAGTAGCAATGTAAGCCCTGGAGTTTGATACTCcctgcacacaaaacacagtagTTACATTTGCACAAACCACATTTCAGTCGGGACCCCCGTGGCCAAAAGATACCTGTTATCTCTAATGCAGCAACGATTTGGCAGCATATACCTCCCTAGCCTTCCACTCACAGATACTGGCAGACAGAGGAGCAGCAAGACTCTGGCTCAGACCGTAGCAGAGATCAGTGCAACCACAGATAATGTTAATAAGCTTAGAACAGCATAAAAAAGAGAAGCTGGGGTACAGTTGGTTTGTAAAGTGGCCATTCCACTGTGGCCAGGCTAAAGCAGCCTAAATAGTGCACTTATGACGTTTGTCAATTAGATGTGTAGAAGCTGAGCCATCAGTGGATATAAGCTAAAAGGGCACTTGTTCTTTACCTTGAGGAAACTGGCGTTGATGTAGTCTGTGTCATTTTTTGATGTGACAAGAGTAAGCGTTACTCTGGTGTGGTcaactacaaaaagaaaaatatgtagTTATGAATGTTGGAAAACCTAAAAAAATTCTGAGTGTGCTTTACGTTCTCACAGCCttgtggcaaaaaaaaaaaatgaacagaattagaataaaatagagatgaaaaaataataaaatatgttaATGTTTGTAAGCTTTTCCGTGGATCTAGTCTACCTTGtctaatttaaataaatataagaaaCTTAAGTAGATCTGTTGATCAAATTTAATTTACAATATTAACTAAATGGAGCATTATATactgtttatattgttttttggtCATTAGCACAACACTATAGGTAATAATATACTTTAAAACTAATCTAGAAGTATTCCTTTACAGTGTTAATGCAGTAAACTGTAAAACTGTtgcatttttatacatttagaCAAGCTTACAGGGCAGAATGTCCTTGTATCGGTTCTTCTTGATGTTTTCCTGcttttctgctgttttgctAGGATACGTCTTGTCCGTTCGGTACTTTGTTGACTGACTTTTCAAcctctgaaaaacacaaaaagaaatttaaatgcACTGCATTCATCATAGTTCCTAGAAGCCATCTAAATGCCAGAAAGCtatttttgtcatgttttgctAATGTGTCATACTGAAACATCCTCCAAGCTTATATTGAGATACAAGTATCATGTAAATGCATCTAAATTCTATTTAATTAGCCAAAACAGCAGATGGGTAATATGAGTTTCATGGTAGTGTTTTCTGCGCATTTACTGGAAAAGCTCTTTCATATTGCAGATGTCTTAAGGTCATAAGCAACTGATACAAGACAGTGAGTAAAAAGTGGGGCATATAACCAGCAAATTATATGTGACCAATTGCACATTGTCACATGTGGTCAGTTTTTATGTGATTCAGCCTCAGACGAAGAATCTGTGACTCATTTGACTTCAAACTGACATGATGGCTGACAAACTGAGAGGACCTCGATTCTAAATCACCTAAGCGGAAGCTCGGACTCTCAAGTTAAACTCACGTTTGTGCTTGCAGGACTTGTTGAGACATTGGTCTTTTTGTTCTGAGGCCGTTTGAGGCAGATCTAAAAGAGTCTGCTAAAGGACTTGAAATACATCTGCACTTCTCTAACACTACAAAGTGCTTTTTGTCCTCAGAGGAAGTGATGCAATGGACTCTTTCCTCTGGAGTGGTTGGGGTGGCAGCAATATGACAGCAGAGGGGCAGCATGTGAAGCACACAGTGCTGTCTTCAGGCACCGCCATGTCACTCATCACCATGGCAGCAGCCCACAGATGATGTCACCCTGGGGTTAACACTTCTCAGGCACAAGTTAgtatgtttgtgtgagtgtgtttgtctgtgtgtgtgtgtgtgtgtgtgtgtgcgtgcgtgcgtggttgttgttgctgctagtCGTCAATCGTTAAGTGTTACAGGACTTTTGCTTACACTTCTTCCTTGTTGTGCCTTTAGTGACAAGCATCAATACAAAGAGGAAGAATAAAAATGGCGTTGGAACCCTCCGAAAAATACCAGTGTGGTACTTCCCTCAGTGTGATGTCTTTTGTAAAAAACCTAAAAATCGGGAAGACTAAGAACTTTCAGTTTCGACGTGCTTACTgtcaatataaaaatacaacttttttttaGCGTGTGACTGTAAAAACCATCGAGAAATACAATATGTCTTCTGGGTTGAGAATTTTTAGCTGTACTTCAACAAGAGGAACATTACGGTTAACTCACCACAAACTCCCCAGCAATGCCGTTAGATGCCTCCTCAGCCGCAGCCTCCTGTCTTTCCAGGTCATCCAGGAAGCTTCTCAGAATCCTGACCTGCTGGTCCATGGCTGGATGTTCACTGTCTGAGATAGGGCAGTTCTCATAGACATGTCATGGCACAAAGGTCCTTGTCCACAGGTCATGGATAGGCTTGCTAAGCTTGGGGACAGGACTGAGGCAGTTGCGTTGCTCCGCTACAGAGCACTTCTGTATTGTAGCTCTCACATGAAGGAACTGGTGTAAGGGAACTTCTGAACTGTCTTACAGAATGTAAGAGGAAGCTAACAGGTTCTGTGGTCAGATTAAAAATATTGCCGCGCCCCCTGTGGGTTTCTCTCACAGGGTCCTAAAGTCACCCGGGTGTTCTATTGCATAAATATGTTGCAAATGGGATGGCAGGGGAAAACAAACATATATTTATGCACATAAACAGTCAAAACAGGTCATCTTAATCAAAATTAGAGTGTAGTGCAGACAGTCTAGCCAGTTGtacaatattttaaatacacaagCCAAGTGGAGGAGAAACGCATGTAGGGATAGAGCCTAAGGCAGAAGAAAGAGGGAGCGCAAGTGTCAGAGATAATCACCCTTAGTTGCTCAGCAGTAATCCACTCAGAGCTTTGGGAAGTCTTCATGTACCTACTTTACTGTACAGTAGACATTTTTGTAATTGAAGTGAGACaggatgataaaaaaaatcttgtgaatCTCAGCTAGTATAAATTCATGCAATTTGTTTAGTAGTTAAGCAACAATACTTTTAAATTCACAATGTGTGCACAAAAAGAGTAGTGGGAGGAGCTATGTTTTCAGGAACCACGGGCAATAACTCACCCGTAAAAGACTTCCCTTTCTTAAATATACATAAAAGCTCAGCGTTGAAAAGAGTGTGGC is from Oreochromis niloticus isolate F11D_XX linkage group LG20, O_niloticus_UMD_NMBU, whole genome shotgun sequence and encodes:
- the ptpn22 gene encoding tyrosine-protein phosphatase non-receptor type 22 isoform X1, whose amino-acid sequence is MDQQVRILRSFLDDLERQEAAAEEASNGIAGEFVRLKSQSTKYRTDKTYPSKTAEKQENIKKNRYKDILPFDHTRVTLTLVTSKNDTDYINASFLKGVSNSRAYIATQGPLPHTVVDFLRMLWEYKIEVVVMACREFEMGKKKCEVYWPQKHEEPLVCEPFKVYCDSEESKGDYLTRTLRLTYHNSSRTLKQLHYINWPDHGVPDSIPPILDMLHEMRSYQAHDDIPICIHCSAGCGRTGALCVIDYTWNLLKKQMITSDFSIYNLVQSMRTQRPSLVQTKEQYDLVYRTIKLLFQRYLQSVDEQTFQNKASENEVFIPGEESGFLPQFQYLLDEERAFLPQYNSPLASSENLLFLNAVDMHTDQQQWHLFQTSPESVPQDLNEGPWMVHANQRIPSAEELIAESDSVPSLIRQPSPDIAAAICSMVEDPYFDTGLSSPSSDGGLVGAAEETTEWTFSPLFNAPSLLLNDHTLEANSPASVCTSGEDPPPLPERTPESYMLAVDTEVSDPFERLSIIPHDAAADALTEMSGSPPSPAPPLPERTPESFELAIDQAPVEQKLEVIPGVAPAVNLNVIGMSSEWFGNSNHGATTFQNERKSFERSKSLKVKMTFTGPVNDPDLSSNCSYSPSMEPLSPPQPAKAERSLTPPLPERTRQSFILATEDIHELTAICPQLLEIAHPSTRVGISSEWDGTSQPKNFHDAVMSRSKSVRPKSSRQEPPTAVQPIAPPTVFVAEGGSAQAEHCDVNRRASLNNEKSENKSDKNSEKAMSRTKSLRFFKHKQRPKTAPPLPPTQPGASSQPCSVFSVFKFGFGNRFGKPKGPRKYPDTWV
- the ptpn22 gene encoding tyrosine-protein phosphatase non-receptor type 22 isoform X2, with protein sequence MDQQVRILRSFLDDLERQEAAAEEASNGIAGEFVRLKSQSTKYRTDKTYPSKTAEKQENIKKNRYKDILPFDHTRVTLTLVTSKNDTDYINASFLKGVSNSRAYIATQGPLPHTVVDFLRMLWEYKIEVVVMACREFEMGKKKCEVYWPQKHEEPLVCEPFKVYCDSEESKGDYLTRTLRLTYHNSSRTLKQLHYINWPDHGVPDSIPPILDMLHEMRSYQAHDDIPICIHCSAGCGRTGALCVIDYTWNLLKKQMITSDFSIYNLVQSMRTQRPSLVQTKEQYDLVYRTIKLLFQRYLQSVDEQTFQNKASENEVFIPGEESGFLPQFQYLLDEERAFLPQYNSPLASSENLLFLNAVDMHTDQQQWHLFQTSPESVPQDLNEGPWMVHANQRIPSAEELIAESDSVPSLIRQPSPDIAAAICSMVEDPYFDTGLSSPSSDGGLVGAAEETTEWTFSPLFNAPSLLLNDHTLEANSPASVCTSGEDPPPLPERTPESYMLAVDTEVSDPFERLSIIPHDAAADALTEMSGSPPSPAPPLPERTPESFELAIDQAPVEQKLEVIPGVAPAVNLNVIGMSSEWFGNSNHGATTFQNERKSFERSKSLKVKMTFTGPVNDPDLSSNCSYSPSMEPLSPPQPAKAERSLTPPLPERTRQSFILATEDKIAHPSTRVGISSEWDGTSQPKNFHDAVMSRSKSVRPKSSRQEPPTAVQPIAPPTVFVAEGGSAQAEHCDVNRRASLNNEKSENKSDKNSEKAMSRTKSLRFFKHKQRPKTAPPLPPTQPGASSQPCSVFSVFKFGFGNRFGKPKGPRKYPDTWV